In one Sphingobacterium daejeonense genomic region, the following are encoded:
- a CDS encoding ArsC family reductase, which produces MLQVYGIKNCNTVKKALDWLNDHKLEYVFHDYKKEPATLQKLEEWEKKVSWDQLVNKKGTTWRKLSPEEQASVQDAESANRVLLNNNSMIKRPLIESPKGILLGFDEEEYKSKL; this is translated from the coding sequence ATGCTTCAGGTTTACGGGATCAAGAATTGTAACACAGTTAAAAAGGCACTAGATTGGTTAAATGACCATAAGTTGGAATATGTATTCCATGATTACAAAAAAGAACCTGCCACTTTACAAAAATTGGAAGAATGGGAGAAGAAAGTTTCATGGGATCAACTTGTAAATAAAAAAGGCACAACGTGGAGAAAATTGAGTCCTGAAGAACAAGCCAGCGTGCAAGATGCCGAATCTGCAAACAGAGTATTGTTGAACAACAATAGTATGATTAAAAGACCACTGATCGAAAGTCCAAAAGGGATTTTATTAGGGTTTGATGAAGAAGAATACAAATCTAAATTATAA